The genomic segment TAAATATTCCGGTTCCGTTCCATATTGCTCTTTCACATATTGAAAAATTTCCTCACGTTTCAAATTTATCCCTCACTTACGATTTCTTGCTCTGATTATACGCTATCAGGATTATATTCTCAACCACTTCTCACAGTTCCATTTATGTTTTATAGCTTTTGCATAGCCTGCTTTGCAGGCTACACCCCAAAAGAAGCAAGCACTGCCAGTGTCATGACAACTGGCTCATTTTGTCAAATTCCCTTTCCGGTTCATTCTACCAAAATGTATCAGGGAGTATCCCTGGCCCTCTCATATTTTATAATTTCTTAATTTGACGCTTTCACCCAGTCCTGTTAAAATAACTTACAGATACATCTGTCCAAACCAACAAAAAAACAAGTACCATAACTGTCATAGCCGAACTGGTTAGACAGTTTTTTTGTACTCTTTTTTATAGAAAAAAACGAATTGGAGGATTTCAATGAGCAAACGTACCAGAATTCATCCCGTACAATTTTATTTGAATGATGACGAACAATACATTTTAGAAGAAAAATATCGTCTTTCCAGGATGAAAAGCAAATCTGCCTTTCTACGGAAAATGATCTTATATGGATTTGTATATGAAGTAGACTACTCTCATATCCGAAAAATGAATACCCTGCTGGGCAATATCAGCAGCAATTTGAATCAGATCACCCATCGTATAAACAGTAGCAATACAGTTTACCAAAAGGACCTGGACGATATAAAGGAGTTAATGGAAAAAATATGGCAGTTACAAAAATCCATGGTATCAAAACAACCGTTGATAAAGCAATAGAATACATCTGCAATCCAGATAAAACTGACCAGAATCTATATATTTCTTCCTTTGCCTGCTCTCCCGAAACAGCCGCTCTTGACTTTAAATACACTTTGGATCATACACATGACTGCAGAGATCCGCACAATACAAATAAGGCATTTCATCTGATTCAGGCATTTTCCCCTGGTGAAGTTTCCTATGAAGAAGCCCATCAAATCGGCAGAGAACTTGCGGATCGCTTGCTGGAGGGAA from the Blautia wexlerae DSM 19850 genome contains:
- a CDS encoding plasmid mobilization protein yields the protein MSKRTRIHPVQFYLNDDEQYILEEKYRLSRMKSKSAFLRKMILYGFVYEVDYSHIRKMNTLLGNISSNLNQITHRINSSNTVYQKDLDDIKELMEKIWQLQKSMVSKQPLIKQ